Sequence from the Methanobacterium alkalithermotolerans genome:
AGTTTTACAATCTGAAATAAAATTAGAGGATGCTAATATTAAACCTGTTTTCCGCTTACATCCTCCCAGGAAAGGATATGAAAACACTAAAACTTCTTTCCGGGAAGGTGGAAGTTTAGGATACCGGGAAAACCAGATAACAGAACTGGTTAACAAGATGGTTTAATCCTTTAATTATTATTCAAATTAATAAAGCCCCCACTAATAGGAGAGGATTTATCATGATTAGAAGAAAAAGGAAAATAAATAAAATGAGAGGCTCAAGAACTGTGGGCGGTGGCTGTTCTAAGAAGAGAAGAGGTGCCGGTAATCGCGGTGGAAGAGGACAGGCCGGAGGCCATAAACATCACTGGAGCTGGATAGTAAAATTCGATCCCCAGCATTTTGGAAAATACGGATTTAAAAGACCAAAAAGTGCTGTAAATGATGTTAATCCGGTTAATGTCAGTTATCTGGATGAAAAATCTGAAGAATTACTCCAAAAAGGCATGGCAAGTTCTGAAAATGATATGATTGTCATTGATGTAACTGAGTTAGGCTTTAATAAAGTTCTGGGTCAGGGTAAGGTTACCCGGGCTTTACTTATTAAATCCCCTCAATTTTCAGGATCTGCTGAAAAGAAAATCCAGGAAGCTGGTGGAGAAGCATTAACTCTCTAATTAGTTAACCAATTTTTAAAATTTTTTTGGCAAGGAGTGAAAGTAATTGATTGAGAAACTACAGCCTTTCTTTTCAATTCTGCCTCAGGTTAAATCACCTGAACACAGGATTGCATTTAAAGAAAAATTAAAATGGACCGCGGTTATACTGGTTTTATATTTTATCCTGGCTCAAATACCCTTATTTGGACTCAGTGAATTTGCAGTTGACCAGTTTGCATCTCTAAGAGCAGTTTTAGCAGGTAGCTTTGGTTCTATCCTTACCCTGGGAATAGGACCCATAGTGACTGCGTCCATTGTACTGCAGCTTCTGGTTGGAGGGAAAATAATAAAACTTGACCTCTCCAAACATGAAGATAAGGCTGTCTTTCAGGGAACTCAAAAACTCCTTGCCATTATATTTACCTTATTTGAGGCACTGGTTCTGGTTTTAACCGGGGCTATAGCTCCCCAATCCCCGGATTTTGTTTGGATAATTATACTGCAAATGACCATTGGAGGGATACTGGTAATCTTTCTGGATGAAGTTATTTCCAAGTGGGGATTCGGAAGTGGTGTGGGACTTTTCATTGCTGCCGGGGTTGCCCAGCAAATAATTGTCGGTAGTTTCAATATACTGCCTTCACCTACTACTCCGGGAATACCTGCGGGTAATATACCTGCTTTCATATACTCCCTTACTACAGGACAACCAACTTTCGATTTACTGATACCGGTTATAGCAGTTATAGGTGTATTTCTGGTGGTGGTTTATGCTGAAAGTATGCGGGTTGAAATTCCACTTTCTTATGGAGGGGTAAAGGGTGCCCGGGGTAAATACCCCCTTCGATTTATTTACGCCAGCAATATGCCGGTAATTCTGGCCAGTGCACTTCTTTTAAATGTTCAGCTCTTTGCCAATATATTTCAGAGATTAGGATTCCCTATTCTGGGAGAAATTTCTCAGGGACAGGCTATAAGTGGACTGGCATATTACCTGACCCCTCCTTTTGGGCTGGATGTGATTTTCACTGATCCCTTAAGAGTGGCCTTTTACGGGATTGTATTTACCGGTATGTGTGTTCTATTTGCTGTCCTATGGGTTGAAATCAGTGGTATTGGCCCTAAAAAAGTTGCCAAACAACTTCATGGGATGGGAATGCAGATGCCTGGTTTCAGGAGTAGCAGAGGACAATTTGAAAAGATATTAAAGAAATATATACCTGCTATCACCGTGTTAGGTGGAGCTTTTGTGGGGCTTTTAGCATTTGGAGCTGACCTTACAGGGGCTTTAGGTGGAGGTACTGGGGTGCTGCTTACCGTGGGTATTGTATATCGATTGTATGAAGAAATAGCCCAGGAACAGCTCATGGACATGCATCCTATGTTAAGGAAGTTTTTAGGAGATTAACTTACCGGGGGAGTGAATCAAATGAAAGTAGTTGTAGTTGCAGGAATACCTGGTTCAGGGAGTACCACTGTGTTAGAACATGCACTGGAAAATTTGAATTATGAACATG
This genomic interval carries:
- a CDS encoding uL15 family ribosomal protein, with translation MIRRKRKINKMRGSRTVGGGCSKKRRGAGNRGGRGQAGGHKHHWSWIVKFDPQHFGKYGFKRPKSAVNDVNPVNVSYLDEKSEELLQKGMASSENDMIVIDVTELGFNKVLGQGKVTRALLIKSPQFSGSAEKKIQEAGGEALTL
- the secY gene encoding preprotein translocase subunit SecY, with the protein product MIEKLQPFFSILPQVKSPEHRIAFKEKLKWTAVILVLYFILAQIPLFGLSEFAVDQFASLRAVLAGSFGSILTLGIGPIVTASIVLQLLVGGKIIKLDLSKHEDKAVFQGTQKLLAIIFTLFEALVLVLTGAIAPQSPDFVWIIILQMTIGGILVIFLDEVISKWGFGSGVGLFIAAGVAQQIIVGSFNILPSPTTPGIPAGNIPAFIYSLTTGQPTFDLLIPVIAVIGVFLVVVYAESMRVEIPLSYGGVKGARGKYPLRFIYASNMPVILASALLLNVQLFANIFQRLGFPILGEISQGQAISGLAYYLTPPFGLDVIFTDPLRVAFYGIVFTGMCVLFAVLWVEISGIGPKKVAKQLHGMGMQMPGFRSSRGQFEKILKKYIPAITVLGGAFVGLLAFGADLTGALGGGTGVLLTVGIVYRLYEEIAQEQLMDMHPMLRKFLGD